A single region of the Pyxidicoccus trucidator genome encodes:
- a CDS encoding LysR family transcriptional regulator has protein sequence MNLSAVDLNLFLVLHAVLETGSATGAARQLHVTQSAVSNALARLRDVLGDPLLVRSGRGLVPTPRCEALRPLIASAVSQLQMAVDDNRFEPSESTRQFTLSCGDNQDLCDLPLIVEAFSRRMPRARLRVVSIDYVVATDGVATGDVDVALGPVQVASREGFFAEPLYLDEVAFVARKDHPRLRGTTLTKEAFCAVQHVDMNIAGGRPGVGHRLFAELMKERGLTRHVALSVSHFIAAGIAASRTDYVAGMPGRTADALCAMLPLKRLELTPKVPPMVMALIWHTRTHEDPGARCFRELVIDTLRDGSVQRPPPAARPSRRAS, from the coding sequence ATGAATCTCTCGGCGGTGGACCTGAACCTCTTCCTCGTCCTCCACGCGGTGCTGGAGACGGGCAGCGCCACGGGGGCGGCGCGACAGCTCCACGTCACGCAGTCGGCCGTGAGCAATGCGCTGGCGCGGCTGCGGGACGTGCTGGGGGACCCGCTCCTGGTGCGCAGCGGGCGCGGGCTCGTGCCCACGCCCCGGTGCGAGGCGCTGCGGCCCCTCATCGCCTCCGCGGTGAGTCAGCTCCAGATGGCGGTGGACGACAACCGCTTCGAACCCTCCGAGAGCACGCGTCAGTTCACCCTCTCCTGCGGTGACAACCAGGACCTGTGCGACTTGCCGCTCATCGTCGAGGCCTTCTCCCGGCGCATGCCCAGGGCGCGGCTGCGCGTGGTGAGCATCGACTACGTCGTCGCGACGGACGGCGTGGCCACGGGGGACGTGGACGTCGCACTGGGCCCGGTGCAGGTCGCCTCACGCGAGGGCTTCTTCGCCGAGCCCCTCTACCTGGATGAGGTGGCGTTCGTCGCCCGGAAGGACCACCCGCGCCTGCGCGGGACGACGCTGACGAAGGAGGCCTTCTGCGCCGTCCAGCACGTGGACATGAACATCGCCGGGGGACGCCCGGGCGTGGGCCACCGCCTCTTCGCGGAGCTCATGAAGGAGCGCGGCCTCACCCGGCACGTGGCGCTCTCCGTGTCCCACTTCATCGCCGCGGGCATCGCCGCCAGCCGGACGGACTACGTGGCGGGAATGCCCGGACGCACGGCGGACGCACTCTGCGCCATGCTGCCGCTGAAGCGGCTGGAGCTGACTCCCAAGGTGCCGCCGATGGTCATGGCGCTCATCTGGCACACCCGCACGCACGAGGACCCGGGCGCCCGCTGCTTCCGGGAGCTGGTCATCGACACGCTCAGGGATGGCAGTGTGCAGCGACCGCCGCCAGCAGCTCGTCCATCTCGAAGGGCTTCTTGA
- a CDS encoding response regulator: MSPASNPVLVVDDDPDIREAVQDILSFEGYGVVQADNGREALALLSSEPPLRPCIILLDLMMPVMDGEELVGHLQKVPALAELPVILVTASGRGMFPGVKTIIKKPFEMDELLAAVAAHCHP; the protein is encoded by the coding sequence GTGAGCCCCGCATCGAACCCCGTCCTGGTGGTGGACGACGACCCCGACATCCGGGAAGCCGTCCAGGACATCCTCTCCTTCGAGGGCTACGGGGTGGTGCAGGCCGACAACGGCCGGGAGGCGCTGGCGCTGTTGAGCAGCGAGCCGCCGCTGCGCCCCTGTATCATCCTCCTGGATTTGATGATGCCGGTGATGGACGGAGAGGAGCTCGTCGGGCACCTCCAGAAGGTTCCGGCCCTGGCCGAGCTGCCCGTCATCCTCGTCACCGCGAGCGGGCGGGGCATGTTCCCGGGCGTGAAGACCATCATCAAGAAGCCCTTCGAGATGGACGAGCTGCTGGCGGCGGTCGCTGCACACTGCCATCCCTGA
- a CDS encoding CapA family protein encodes MWHRWLSAGGLALCLVACSSEPGAPQAPGTTAPSVEEPDAGSPPAPAPSPFPNPTPEPTPDPTPEEVPPEDTPALTTCAPEPTGDSASVPQAEREARKAYACTAIALEGAVLSTTGAPVASATVRLGEATERTGTDGRFRFRVLARHNALLQVEAEGFRPSIVAVELRRGLPETKVSLPPLRLTPKDGGVRMLFGGDVSLGRRFLDPSEQTPRDRVPEDHPDALIRASDPLPGTKEVFTHIRPFFQVAEFRVVNLETPVTDAPKTPHGSKDFAFFTLPGSLPALKWLGVDYVSLGNNHVYDYLASGLEDTLRHVTAAGFSHSGAGRTPDEAFRPWRTSLAGAPYSFVSMCSISGSDHEHTYVATATQGGAADLRDSARVAATLGGERAAGRVPIAQLHTGTEYSERPAGFTKHQLRNAVDQGAALVIAHHPHTPQGFLRYRGVLVAQSLGNLAFDQDRLETMVGLLTEVELRGATVSRARALPVYLEDYRPRPVTGELAELTLRNLSELSREGDVTLVPHLASGELLPEGTEAAVAERKVDVPVTVDASGRATVDLRPFRREGESLAVVEVVDSGGQRVDVRRLRAGRDVLLHGDFEDHDVDGDANEAVRWELEGGAGFVCQDSPHRGAAALCQTRAASERKPAVVDLRNRLRLPGFAEGRPRQSLTVVGWLRGTGAGAFHVTVQYQPIQFYKVLGEQEVLRHPGGTFDWTQVDTDLTFPTAPARPDLYNAPWALQLSLRSAPPARGVGLFAMDDLAVVAWERDSEGGMLRLETPQPRDFVRVESAPGGYTLRVTFREHRVP; translated from the coding sequence ATGTGGCATCGGTGGCTGTCCGCCGGAGGGCTCGCGCTGTGTCTGGTGGCCTGCTCGAGTGAGCCCGGTGCACCTCAGGCTCCGGGGACAACGGCCCCCTCCGTGGAGGAGCCCGACGCGGGCTCGCCGCCGGCCCCGGCGCCCAGCCCCTTCCCGAATCCCACGCCCGAGCCGACGCCTGACCCGACGCCTGAAGAAGTCCCGCCCGAGGACACGCCGGCCCTGACCACCTGCGCTCCCGAGCCGACCGGAGACTCCGCCTCCGTGCCCCAGGCCGAGCGCGAGGCACGCAAGGCCTACGCCTGCACCGCGATAGCACTGGAAGGCGCAGTGCTCTCCACCACGGGAGCCCCCGTGGCCAGCGCGACGGTGCGCCTGGGTGAAGCCACCGAGCGCACCGGCACGGACGGACGCTTCCGCTTCCGCGTGCTCGCCCGGCACAACGCGCTCCTCCAGGTGGAGGCGGAGGGCTTCCGTCCCTCCATCGTCGCGGTGGAGCTGCGGCGCGGGCTGCCCGAGACGAAGGTGAGCCTGCCTCCGCTGCGGCTGACGCCGAAGGATGGCGGCGTGCGGATGCTCTTCGGCGGAGACGTCTCCCTCGGCCGCCGCTTCCTGGACCCGTCGGAGCAGACGCCCAGGGACCGCGTCCCCGAGGACCACCCGGACGCCCTCATCCGCGCGTCGGACCCGCTGCCCGGCACGAAGGAGGTCTTCACGCACATCCGGCCCTTCTTCCAGGTGGCGGAGTTCCGCGTCGTGAATCTGGAGACGCCGGTGACGGACGCGCCGAAGACGCCCCACGGCTCGAAGGACTTCGCCTTCTTCACCCTGCCCGGCTCGCTGCCCGCGCTGAAGTGGCTGGGCGTGGACTACGTGAGCCTGGGCAACAACCACGTCTACGACTACCTCGCCTCGGGCCTGGAGGACACGCTCCGCCACGTCACGGCGGCGGGCTTCTCGCACAGCGGCGCGGGGCGCACGCCGGACGAGGCCTTCCGTCCGTGGCGCACCAGCCTGGCGGGAGCGCCCTACAGCTTCGTGTCCATGTGCTCCATCAGCGGCAGCGACCACGAGCACACCTACGTGGCCACGGCCACCCAGGGCGGCGCGGCGGACCTGCGGGACAGCGCGCGCGTGGCGGCGACGCTTGGCGGCGAGCGTGCCGCGGGACGGGTGCCCATCGCCCAGCTGCACACGGGCACCGAGTACAGCGAGCGGCCCGCCGGCTTCACGAAGCATCAACTCCGCAACGCGGTGGACCAGGGCGCGGCGCTCGTCATCGCGCACCACCCGCACACGCCGCAGGGCTTCCTGCGCTACCGGGGCGTGCTGGTGGCCCAGTCCCTGGGCAACCTCGCCTTCGACCAGGACCGCCTGGAGACCATGGTGGGCCTGCTGACGGAGGTGGAGCTGCGCGGCGCCACCGTGTCCCGTGCGCGCGCCCTGCCCGTCTACCTCGAGGACTACCGTCCCCGCCCCGTCACGGGAGAGCTGGCGGAGCTCACGCTGCGCAACCTCTCCGAGCTGTCACGCGAGGGTGACGTGACGCTGGTGCCGCACCTGGCCTCCGGAGAGCTGCTGCCCGAGGGCACCGAGGCAGCCGTGGCCGAGCGCAAGGTGGACGTGCCGGTGACGGTGGACGCGAGCGGCAGGGCGACGGTGGACCTGCGCCCCTTCCGTCGCGAGGGCGAGTCCCTGGCGGTGGTGGAAGTGGTGGACTCGGGTGGCCAGCGCGTGGATGTCCGCCGGCTGCGCGCCGGGCGGGACGTGCTGTTGCACGGCGACTTCGAGGACCACGACGTGGACGGCGACGCCAACGAGGCCGTGCGCTGGGAGTTGGAGGGCGGAGCGGGCTTCGTGTGCCAGGACTCACCGCACCGGGGGGCCGCGGCGCTCTGCCAGACGCGCGCCGCCAGTGAGCGCAAGCCGGCGGTGGTGGACCTGCGCAACCGGCTCCGCCTGCCGGGCTTCGCGGAGGGCCGGCCCCGCCAGTCGCTGACGGTGGTGGGCTGGCTGAGGGGCACCGGCGCCGGCGCGTTCCACGTCACCGTCCAGTACCAACCCATCCAGTTCTACAAAGTACTCGGCGAGCAGGAGGTGTTGCGGCATCCGGGCGGGACGTTCGACTGGACGCAGGTGGACACGGACCTGACGTTCCCCACGGCCCCCGCGCGGCCGGACCTCTACAACGCGCCATGGGCTTTGCAGCTGTCACTCCGTAGCGCTCCACCCGCCAGGGGGGTGGGCCTGTTCGCCATGGACGACCTGGCGGTGGTGGCCTGGGAGCGCGACAGCGAAGGCGGCATGCTGCGCCTGGAGACACCCCAGCCTCGCGACTTCGTCCGGGTGGAGTCCGCCCCCGGGGGATACACGCTGCGTGTCACCTTCCGGGAGCACCGCGTGCCCTGA
- a CDS encoding DEAD/DEAH box helicase — protein sequence MNHVDLTAILRETGAADDIQQVVEATIAATLASEPTSATIPVQPERLPRLGFLYEIQGLGAYRKWTARKSVSDRASAQAAFGMASACWRGLIGLPSEEDIKGSSRIVSTQGKSLMAIEMPEALISPELALALHLGVASIACGRSAEARLDLCRFTFSDIPGPRDWKNHVASNVFRAFVFLVRKQGGWKDIDDALQSIAELRQLQAQFEDTWLKQSDDNSTSVQAALSLVGLYHLAQLVTLCGDYLSTGKDAASRTLTRLERHQDQATTAFESVGDQPSAHLARLLHLGCRELVQNCIWAQVEGLGEPAKELASHLARRGAERPVIELWPAQQTALRDRLLDPYPRAIAVEMPTSAGKTLLAKFAIVQTRALSHGTIAYIVPTRALVNQVTLELRADFRDLKLRVEQAVPAFELDPTEDRLLQSGTDILVTTPEKLDLLVRKDHVITKNLALVIADEAHSIAERHRGPRLELLLGTIKRDKPGVRFLLLSPFIPESQDLLTWLGDERTIPPIRVNWRPSRRVVGALRAEKKKGTQKLILETLSAADNVDVRAGLKITLARKNGTSGQASIRSLVREAVEALSTKGSTLVLCRGPGTAVTRARELAKVLPEVPLTPECESVSHYLEAEIGRKSALSECIRHGVVYHHAGLSLEARSLLEGLIRRGHIKVVCGTTTLAQGVNFPISTVIIETLQKGNDDLTYSEFWNIAGRAGRTLVDPVGLVAFPAPTTAAVTKFSDFLKGEASAISSQLAILIKRIDEIGTKFDINTLFNVPELSPLLQFLAHALRVSGSDDFAAHVDEVEDILRSSLVYHQVRAQSEPAVQRLIALCRAYLEQVRGLPRGTLVLADQTGFATPSVLNLLQRKRGTPEFQKASEWMPTRLFGEDLAPLTSRISAIASLPEIQLGSDDVGPFDARRVASILRDWVRGEPLDAIARRHVRETPGIVKDPDKELSEFSKYLFSKLLGRASWGIGALESICLAGTTDAGREEAEHVPSMLYFGVSHKEAVWFRMVGVPRVVAEGLGRLWKTRTGRAPQSFDDLRSWVGDLSEGDWRNSLPKKSPLSPTDLQWIWKEFSGA from the coding sequence ATGAACCACGTCGATCTCACAGCAATCCTGAGAGAGACGGGAGCTGCCGATGACATACAGCAAGTAGTCGAAGCCACGATAGCGGCGACGTTGGCATCCGAGCCCACTTCGGCCACCATCCCAGTTCAGCCTGAGCGACTGCCACGGCTAGGTTTTCTATATGAGATTCAAGGCCTTGGCGCTTACCGCAAATGGACCGCACGAAAATCCGTCTCTGATCGTGCGTCCGCTCAGGCAGCCTTCGGCATGGCTTCTGCCTGTTGGCGCGGGCTAATAGGCCTACCAAGCGAAGAGGATATCAAAGGGTCCTCTCGAATAGTCTCAACCCAAGGGAAGAGTTTGATGGCCATCGAGATGCCAGAGGCATTGATTTCGCCCGAACTCGCCCTAGCTCTTCACCTTGGAGTTGCGAGCATTGCTTGCGGCCGTTCTGCAGAGGCGCGTCTGGATCTCTGCCGGTTCACGTTTTCGGACATACCAGGCCCTCGCGACTGGAAAAATCACGTTGCATCAAATGTTTTTCGTGCCTTTGTTTTCCTTGTTCGGAAACAAGGTGGATGGAAAGATATTGACGACGCCCTCCAATCCATAGCTGAGCTACGCCAACTACAAGCGCAGTTCGAGGACACTTGGCTCAAACAATCTGACGACAATAGCACCTCTGTACAGGCCGCCCTCTCACTGGTGGGTCTCTACCATCTCGCCCAACTTGTCACCCTATGTGGCGACTACCTTAGCACTGGCAAGGATGCGGCAAGCCGAACTCTGACTCGCCTTGAACGGCATCAAGATCAAGCAACGACAGCGTTCGAATCAGTGGGAGACCAACCTTCTGCGCACCTCGCGCGTCTCCTCCACTTAGGCTGCAGAGAACTTGTCCAAAACTGCATTTGGGCACAGGTGGAGGGCTTAGGTGAGCCTGCGAAGGAGCTTGCAAGTCACTTAGCTCGCCGCGGAGCGGAGCGGCCTGTAATCGAACTCTGGCCAGCGCAGCAAACCGCCCTTCGGGATCGCCTTCTTGATCCCTACCCTCGCGCTATCGCTGTTGAAATGCCTACAAGCGCTGGCAAGACGCTGCTTGCAAAGTTTGCCATTGTCCAGACGCGAGCACTGAGCCATGGAACCATTGCATATATCGTTCCCACTCGTGCACTAGTCAACCAGGTTACTCTCGAACTCCGAGCAGACTTCCGCGACCTAAAGCTGCGAGTTGAACAGGCAGTTCCAGCCTTCGAACTGGATCCTACCGAGGATCGTCTTCTCCAAAGTGGTACTGACATTCTTGTCACGACCCCTGAGAAGCTCGACCTCCTAGTCCGGAAGGATCACGTTATCACTAAGAACCTAGCACTAGTGATAGCAGATGAGGCACACAGCATTGCGGAGCGACATCGAGGGCCACGACTTGAGCTTCTCCTTGGAACAATCAAGCGAGACAAGCCTGGCGTACGTTTCCTTCTTCTCTCCCCATTCATTCCGGAGTCCCAGGACCTGCTCACGTGGCTGGGCGATGAGCGCACCATTCCTCCCATTAGAGTTAACTGGCGACCGTCCCGCCGCGTAGTAGGCGCGCTCCGCGCAGAGAAGAAAAAGGGGACTCAGAAACTCATACTGGAAACCCTATCGGCGGCAGATAACGTTGACGTTCGCGCTGGACTGAAGATTACCCTTGCCAGAAAAAATGGCACGTCAGGTCAAGCATCGATCCGCTCATTGGTCCGCGAAGCCGTAGAGGCATTGAGCACCAAGGGTTCAACACTTGTTCTCTGCCGAGGCCCAGGCACTGCGGTCACCCGAGCGCGAGAACTCGCAAAGGTACTTCCAGAGGTCCCCTTAACCCCCGAATGCGAGTCTGTTTCCCATTATCTTGAGGCAGAAATCGGCAGGAAATCGGCACTCTCCGAGTGCATCCGTCATGGGGTCGTCTACCACCATGCCGGCCTCTCGCTAGAAGCTCGTTCCCTCCTTGAAGGACTTATTCGTCGAGGTCATATCAAGGTCGTATGTGGGACTACGACCTTGGCTCAAGGTGTCAATTTCCCTATTTCAACGGTCATCATTGAGACTCTACAGAAGGGAAATGATGACCTTACTTACTCTGAGTTTTGGAATATCGCGGGGCGCGCAGGACGAACATTGGTAGATCCAGTGGGGCTTGTAGCGTTCCCAGCCCCAACGACGGCGGCTGTAACAAAGTTCTCTGATTTTCTAAAAGGCGAAGCCTCTGCCATCTCCAGCCAACTCGCCATCCTCATCAAGCGCATCGATGAGATAGGCACAAAGTTTGACATCAACACACTTTTCAATGTGCCGGAACTCTCTCCGCTACTCCAGTTCTTGGCGCATGCGCTACGTGTCTCAGGCAGTGACGATTTTGCCGCACATGTTGACGAGGTAGAGGACATCCTGCGTTCAAGCCTCGTCTACCACCAAGTTCGTGCCCAGAGTGAACCGGCAGTACAGCGTCTTATTGCGCTCTGCCGCGCTTATCTAGAACAGGTTCGAGGATTGCCCAGAGGCACTCTGGTCCTAGCTGATCAGACTGGCTTCGCCACTCCAAGCGTTCTCAACCTATTGCAACGAAAGCGCGGGACTCCTGAGTTTCAGAAGGCCTCTGAATGGATGCCCACCCGGCTTTTCGGTGAGGACCTAGCGCCACTCACATCGCGCATTTCTGCCATTGCTTCCCTGCCCGAAATCCAGCTTGGTAGCGACGACGTCGGGCCTTTTGATGCAAGGCGTGTAGCATCTATTCTACGCGACTGGGTTCGGGGGGAGCCACTAGACGCTATTGCGCGGCGCCATGTCAGAGAAACACCGGGAATCGTCAAAGATCCAGACAAGGAACTCTCCGAATTCTCAAAATATCTCTTCTCAAAGCTCCTAGGCCGAGCATCGTGGGGCATTGGGGCACTAGAGTCTATTTGTCTTGCTGGGACGACAGACGCTGGCCGGGAAGAAGCGGAACATGTCCCCTCTATGCTCTACTTCGGGGTTAGCCACAAAGAGGCAGTCTGGTTCCGAATGGTCGGGGTTCCGCGTGTGGTGGCTGAAGGACTAGGGCGTTTGTGGAAAACTCGCACTGGGCGAGCCCCTCAATCATTCGATGACTTACGTAGCTGGGTAGGAGACCTTAGCGAGGGCGACTGGAGGAATAGCCTCCCCAAGAAATCCCCCCTAAGCCCCACCGATCTACAGTGGATATGGAAAGAATTCTCGGGGGCCTAA
- a CDS encoding ATP-dependent helicase HrpB: protein MSSPMTGVHAAQVLTPPHRPELAPQAPVDTQGASRFDGVLADKARAASEVQATPAAQAVHTVEAVAPTERPVLNAVSHVVRALEQGQRDLDRIIQEASSGKPFSNAELLSLQASMYRYTQELDLVSRVVEKATTGLKDVVKTQV, encoded by the coding sequence ATGTCGAGCCCGATGACCGGTGTTCACGCCGCGCAGGTCCTCACCCCGCCGCACCGCCCCGAGCTGGCACCCCAGGCTCCGGTGGATACGCAGGGTGCGTCGAGGTTCGACGGCGTCCTCGCGGACAAGGCCCGCGCCGCCAGCGAGGTCCAGGCCACGCCCGCTGCTCAAGCCGTGCACACGGTGGAGGCGGTCGCCCCGACGGAGCGGCCCGTGCTCAACGCCGTCTCCCACGTCGTGCGCGCGCTGGAGCAGGGGCAGCGTGATTTGGACCGCATCATCCAGGAGGCCAGCTCCGGCAAGCCGTTCTCCAACGCCGAGCTGCTGTCCCTCCAGGCCTCCATGTACCGCTACACGCAGGAGCTGGACCTGGTGAGTCGCGTCGTGGAGAAGGCCACCACGGGCCTGAAGGACGTGGTCAAGACGCAGGTGTAA
- a CDS encoding DUF2809 domain-containing protein, whose translation MNVPSAPPPSTRWVRLTSLVLAVLVLALGLASRSKALPWPPFFAAYAGDTLWALLVFLLLRFVAPARPVLHVAGAALAFSFAVECSQLYQAPWLNAVRRTLPGRLVLGAGFLWSDLVCYTAGVLLGLGLSAAQRPRAAPITPAS comes from the coding sequence ATGAACGTTCCTTCCGCCCCTCCCCCCTCGACGCGCTGGGTGCGCCTCACCTCGCTGGTGCTGGCGGTGCTCGTGCTGGCGCTGGGACTGGCCTCGCGCTCGAAGGCGCTGCCGTGGCCGCCGTTCTTCGCGGCCTACGCGGGGGACACGCTGTGGGCGCTGCTGGTGTTCCTGCTGCTGCGCTTCGTGGCGCCCGCGCGCCCGGTGCTCCACGTCGCGGGTGCGGCGCTGGCCTTCTCGTTCGCGGTGGAGTGCAGCCAGCTCTATCAAGCGCCCTGGCTGAACGCGGTGCGAAGGACGCTCCCCGGGCGGCTGGTGCTGGGCGCGGGGTTCCTGTGGAGCGACCTCGTCTGCTACACGGCCGGCGTGCTGCTGGGCCTCGGGCTCAGCGCCGCGCAGCGACCTCGCGCGGCACCGATTACACCTGCGTCTTGA
- a CDS encoding helix-turn-helix domain-containing protein, which yields MGTPSLHLNSHEQGLVLEMVEALGSSLKLGEVLDQAYGLLARLLPADCAAMCVSQPELPGGYDWVVTQMPEAFVTHYGELSAVDFVREAVVHQPNVVLRDSEMVAPRALERTALYQRCHEIGFPMEHVMSVLLDPRGDWHGGLTLYRERQRPFSDKDRALLQRLTPLLVNTVRNCRLLGHESRRATLLDTLFHHQGAECVVLAAPGREVMRTEHVTPLLERWFSPLERAPGGLPLALLAPLTRPSSAMGLEAPPPPPAWLREGPVMDLRVTYVPLPPDGQGRREWALLLRETPHGTPLPDAWRERLTPREMEVVAGVLRGWDNQLIADDLKCSLGTVKKHLQHVFDKLGVSSRAALLHHAARKR from the coding sequence ATGGGGACCCCCTCCCTGCATCTGAACTCTCACGAGCAGGGGCTCGTGCTGGAGATGGTGGAGGCCCTGGGCAGCTCGCTCAAGCTGGGCGAGGTGCTCGACCAGGCGTATGGGCTGCTGGCGCGGCTGCTGCCCGCGGACTGCGCGGCCATGTGCGTGTCCCAGCCGGAGCTGCCCGGCGGCTACGACTGGGTGGTGACCCAGATGCCGGAGGCCTTCGTCACCCACTACGGCGAGCTGTCCGCCGTGGACTTCGTGCGCGAGGCCGTCGTCCACCAGCCCAATGTCGTGCTGCGCGACTCGGAGATGGTGGCGCCCAGGGCGCTGGAGCGCACCGCGCTGTACCAGCGCTGCCATGAGATTGGCTTCCCCATGGAGCACGTCATGTCCGTGCTGCTGGACCCGCGCGGCGACTGGCATGGCGGCCTCACGCTGTACCGCGAGCGGCAGCGGCCCTTCTCCGACAAGGACCGCGCCCTGCTCCAGCGGCTGACGCCGCTGCTCGTCAACACGGTGCGCAACTGCCGGCTGCTCGGCCACGAGTCGCGCCGGGCCACCCTGCTGGACACCCTCTTCCACCACCAGGGCGCCGAGTGCGTGGTGCTGGCGGCTCCCGGCCGAGAGGTGATGCGCACCGAGCACGTCACCCCGCTGCTGGAGCGGTGGTTCTCTCCGCTGGAGCGCGCACCGGGCGGACTGCCCCTGGCCCTGCTGGCACCCCTGACCCGGCCCTCCAGCGCCATGGGGCTGGAGGCGCCTCCGCCTCCGCCGGCCTGGCTGCGCGAGGGCCCGGTGATGGACCTGCGCGTCACCTACGTACCCCTGCCACCGGATGGCCAGGGCCGGCGTGAGTGGGCGCTGCTGCTGCGGGAGACTCCGCACGGCACACCGCTGCCCGACGCGTGGCGGGAGCGCCTCACGCCTCGCGAGATGGAGGTGGTGGCGGGCGTGCTGCGCGGTTGGGACAACCAGCTCATCGCGGACGACTTGAAGTGCTCGCTGGGCACGGTGAAGAAGCACCTCCAGCACGTCTTCGACAAGCTGGGTGTGTCCAGCCGCGCCGCGCTCCTGCACCACGCCGCGCGGAAGCGGTGA
- a CDS encoding helix-turn-helix domain-containing protein encodes MEKPKNRVANWTRLHRRFGDHIRKLRNSRELTQETLAERSDLSVDGIRRIERGSFSPSLDTLGKLAVGLDVSLKTLFQGFERERTDAVAEVCDFLAHRSGRDVQRAWRVIQAMFEEH; translated from the coding sequence ATGGAGAAACCAAAGAACAGGGTAGCGAACTGGACGCGGCTGCATCGCCGGTTCGGCGACCACATACGCAAGCTGAGAAACTCTCGCGAGCTGACCCAGGAGACCCTGGCCGAACGCAGCGACCTTTCCGTTGACGGCATCCGCCGAATCGAGCGCGGCTCGTTCTCACCCTCGCTGGACACCCTGGGCAAGCTGGCAGTGGGCCTGGACGTGTCGCTCAAGACGCTCTTCCAGGGCTTCGAGCGCGAGCGCACCGACGCCGTGGCGGAGGTCTGCGACTTCCTGGCCCACCGCTCGGGACGGGACGTGCAGCGAGCCTGGAGGGTCATCCAGGCCATGTTCGAGGAACACTGA